Proteins encoded in a region of the Streptomyces violaceoruber genome:
- a CDS encoding glycosyltransferase family 2 protein gives MPLVSVVMPVYNSAATLGAAVRSVLTQTHGDLELLVTDDQSSDGSMDLLREFAAQDERVLPRSSPERGGAGRARNLAIERARGDYVAFLDSDDMWLPEKTEKQLAFAAEGTAPLTFTSYFKMDADHDGESTDWVPNGRVIRAREHVDYRAMLVQDHIGALTAMYDRNVLGTRLMPEMRKRQDYALWLSIMRDGADARGLAEPLAVYRAHQAGSLSSNKLSLVEYNWALYREHENLSVPRATRALAGAVWQSLRNSRI, from the coding sequence GTGCCCCTGGTGTCCGTCGTGATGCCCGTGTACAACTCGGCGGCCACCCTCGGCGCAGCCGTCCGGTCGGTGCTCACGCAGACCCACGGCGATCTGGAGCTGCTGGTCACCGACGACCAGTCCTCCGACGGCTCCATGGACCTGCTGCGCGAGTTCGCCGCCCAGGACGAGCGCGTCCTGCCCCGCTCCTCGCCGGAGCGGGGCGGCGCGGGCCGGGCCCGCAACCTCGCCATCGAGCGGGCCCGCGGGGACTACGTCGCCTTCCTCGACTCGGACGACATGTGGCTGCCGGAGAAGACCGAGAAGCAGCTCGCCTTCGCCGCGGAGGGCACCGCGCCCCTGACGTTCACCTCGTACTTCAAGATGGACGCCGACCACGACGGCGAGAGCACCGACTGGGTCCCCAACGGCCGGGTGATCCGCGCGCGGGAGCACGTGGACTACCGCGCGATGCTGGTCCAGGACCACATCGGTGCTCTCACCGCCATGTACGACCGCAACGTCCTGGGCACGAGGCTGATGCCGGAGATGCGCAAGCGCCAGGACTACGCCCTGTGGCTGTCGATCATGCGGGACGGCGCCGACGCCCGGGGGCTGGCCGAGCCGCTCGCGGTGTACAGGGCCCATCAGGCGGGATCGCTGTCCTCCAACAAGCTCTCGCTCGTGGAGTACAACTGGGCCCTGTACCGCGAGCACGAAAACCTGTCGGTCCCGCGGGCGACGCGGGCGCTGGCCGGCGCCGTGTGGCAGTCGCTGCGCAACTCGCGCATCTAG
- a CDS encoding PH domain-containing protein produces MALFGNAHSIDPAQAQQEYARLLGQGEQVHAAYLLIRDTILFTDRRLILVDKQGITGKKTEYHSIPYRSITHFAVETAGHFDLDAELKIWLSGSQTPVQKTFTKGVDIYEVQAILTQFVAR; encoded by the coding sequence ATGGCACTCTTCGGCAACGCGCACAGCATCGACCCGGCCCAGGCACAGCAGGAGTACGCGCGCCTGCTCGGCCAGGGCGAGCAGGTCCACGCGGCCTACCTGCTGATCCGCGACACCATCCTGTTCACCGACCGGCGGCTGATCCTGGTCGACAAGCAGGGCATCACCGGCAAGAAGACCGAGTACCACTCGATCCCGTACCGCAGCATCACGCACTTCGCGGTCGAGACGGCCGGCCACTTCGACCTCGACGCCGAACTGAAGATCTGGCTCTCCGGCTCCCAGACCCCCGTCCAGAAGACCTTCACCAAGGGCGTCGACATCTACGAGGTCCAGGCGATCCTGACCCAGTTCGTGGCCCGGTAG